A window of the Streptomyces sp. NBC_00454 genome harbors these coding sequences:
- a CDS encoding TetR/AcrR family transcriptional regulator, which produces MVERDSPEKRGRLSRPLVLAAAVALVDRDGLAALTMRRLATDLGVEPMAIYRYTAGKEALLDGLVEAFFAEVNDRLRTSAEAGAGAARSDPGADWHAELRRIARAFASAVHAHPEILPVVATRPLSVPMARRPAPLLQLTEHILAVLGRAGFDDATTLTVYRAFVAWNLGCLLVDKRQVVDDTEEPDLILRLGLHRLPAAEYPRLRALVPRLAEYDDEQELVAGLDGLLSRIAEPPHDSFYGGSTP; this is translated from the coding sequence ATGGTTGAGCGGGACAGCCCGGAGAAGCGGGGGCGGCTGAGTCGGCCGCTGGTGCTCGCCGCAGCCGTAGCGCTGGTCGACAGGGACGGGCTCGCGGCGCTGACCATGCGGCGCCTGGCCACCGATCTGGGCGTCGAGCCGATGGCCATCTACCGCTACACCGCTGGCAAGGAGGCGCTGCTCGACGGCCTGGTCGAGGCCTTCTTCGCAGAGGTCAACGACCGGCTGCGCACCTCCGCCGAGGCAGGGGCCGGGGCGGCCCGCTCCGACCCGGGGGCCGACTGGCACGCAGAGCTGCGCAGGATCGCCCGCGCCTTCGCCTCCGCGGTGCACGCCCATCCCGAGATCCTGCCCGTGGTGGCCACGCGCCCGCTCAGCGTGCCGATGGCCCGACGCCCGGCGCCTCTGCTCCAACTCACGGAGCACATCCTCGCCGTCCTGGGCCGGGCCGGCTTCGACGACGCCACCACGCTGACGGTCTACCGCGCCTTCGTGGCCTGGAACCTGGGCTGCCTCCTGGTGGACAAGCGTCAGGTGGTTGACGACACCGAGGAGCCGGACCTGATCCTGCGCCTCGGCCTGCACCGGCTGCCCGCCGCCGAGTACCCGCGCCTGCGCGCGCTCGTCCCGCGACTCGCCGAGTACGACGACGAGCAGGAGCTGGTCGCGGGCCTGGACGGCCTGCTGAGCCGGATCGCCGAGCCGCCCCATGATTCGTTCTACGGCGGAAGCACGCCCTGA
- a CDS encoding trypsin-like peptidase domain-containing protein: MDNAGTGPTRDHSARLLAAVAQILGPDDQVTGAGFLAAEGILVTCAHVVRAAGAGPGEHVQLVFPHAGGARRLEGLVLDEPWRAPEDQDVAILRLADASAVTEALPLGSAAGCRDHAVRSFGFPTQAPVGGHFGYAVAGDLLPATEGRGIHLQLTGANDLTTGFSGAPVMDEVTGLVVGMVTEITVPDENERGQGIAYITPVQVLREIWPELTEQDVCPYRGLESFTAEEAQWFEGRKDAVRQVLANMHQQQRVTLLLGPSGSGKSSLIQAGVLPALAAGGLPGSDTWLPVVIRPRQDLLAELERAGLSGVGSDGIATAVTRRLSAEPACQRVVLIIDQFEELFTHPAAGQQLERRLAATDQITTAVRSHAALDLILIMRDDFYPQQAALAPKLLEAAMPGLLNIPGTLSRNDLHDIITLPALKAGARFEQGLPEQIITDVLATTPEGATTGQAPVTVLPVLELTLSQLWQRRHDGYLTHDAYRRIGGVTGSLTTWCDTALNQLSTGQRPIAQRILTSLVRSADPRHNIPAIREQVPLQELREMAADLSGEPDGGEDIDEVLAHLKRHRIITTHTLPISLLRNTPPALPVAELIHDALIRDWGTLRDWVHQDHRFQEWLDHTRARRARYAEGNHPGDLLGGTALAEGLEWSQQRRLPGDIATFLTASKERQQAVIRRSRRLNTILAALLALALVAVGGAVWQWRTAVTQQQTAQSRELATQSSTLIGKNPDLAALLAVHAYRTSPTPESKESLRNAAALPLQRRLIGHTDWVNRVAFSPDGRTLATGSGDGSVRLWDVATGTMRSTLPQTVKVGAVAFSPDGRTLATDSEDNTVVLWDVATGSPRATLKGHSGLVWSIAFSPDGRTLATGSDDNKVMLWDVATGVLRATLKGHSNLVWSIAFSPDGRTLATGSPDRTVRLWDVTTGALRDKFTIQSETAGSVAFSPDGRTLATEGDDYTVVLRDVSTGKSRSTLATHTDGVWSMAFSPDGSTLATGSADNSAALWDVATGTIRTTLPGHTDTVTSVAFSPDGHTLATGSHDKTVRLWDLTTGTNRLALTGHTDAVICVAFSPDGHTLATGSTDKTTVLWDVATGKALATLKGHTDQVTSVAFSPDGLTLATGSADKTTMLWDVATGKALATLKGHTDQVTSVAFSPDGLTLATGSRDASVLLWDLATRESSAPLLHSDAVASVAFSPDGHTLATGSVDNSVLLWTVTPLDETPTTLPGHTGPVYAVAFSPDGNTLATGSADSTVWLWDMRTHESRATLAHNDMVYAVAFSPDGNTLATGTTDKTARLWDVRTHETRATLPHNDTVNAVAFSPDGNTLATGTTDKTARLWGVTLLQPAEAVHKICRAVDRDFTPEEHQAYLPGQSVGPVCPMD; encoded by the coding sequence ATGGACAACGCAGGCACTGGTCCGACCCGTGACCACAGCGCGCGTCTGCTCGCCGCCGTGGCCCAGATCCTCGGACCGGATGATCAGGTGACCGGGGCCGGCTTCCTGGCTGCCGAGGGCATCCTTGTCACCTGTGCCCACGTCGTACGCGCTGCCGGAGCGGGGCCCGGCGAGCATGTGCAGCTGGTCTTTCCGCACGCGGGCGGGGCACGCAGGCTCGAGGGCCTTGTCCTGGACGAGCCGTGGCGTGCCCCTGAGGACCAAGACGTGGCCATCCTGCGGCTGGCCGATGCGTCGGCGGTTACGGAGGCCTTGCCGTTGGGCTCCGCGGCGGGCTGCCGGGACCACGCCGTGCGCTCGTTCGGGTTCCCCACCCAGGCCCCCGTCGGCGGGCACTTCGGGTATGCGGTGGCCGGCGATCTGCTGCCGGCCACCGAGGGCAGGGGCATCCATTTGCAGTTGACCGGAGCCAACGACCTGACCACCGGGTTCAGCGGCGCGCCGGTCATGGACGAAGTGACCGGCTTGGTCGTCGGGATGGTCACGGAGATCACCGTCCCCGACGAGAATGAGAGGGGGCAGGGCATCGCCTACATCACGCCTGTTCAGGTACTGCGGGAGATCTGGCCCGAGCTGACCGAACAGGATGTGTGCCCCTACCGGGGACTGGAGTCGTTCACCGCAGAAGAGGCCCAGTGGTTCGAGGGCCGGAAGGACGCGGTCCGGCAGGTACTGGCGAACATGCACCAGCAGCAGCGGGTGACCCTGCTGCTGGGGCCCTCCGGCTCGGGCAAATCATCCCTGATCCAGGCCGGTGTCCTGCCCGCACTGGCCGCAGGCGGGCTCCCGGGCAGCGACACGTGGCTGCCCGTGGTCATCCGGCCACGGCAGGACCTGCTGGCCGAACTCGAGCGCGCCGGACTGTCCGGGGTCGGCAGTGACGGAATCGCCACGGCCGTCACCCGCCGACTCTCCGCCGAACCCGCTTGTCAACGCGTCGTACTGATCATCGACCAGTTCGAAGAGCTCTTCACTCACCCCGCAGCCGGCCAGCAGCTGGAGCGCCGCCTGGCTGCCACGGACCAGATCACCACCGCGGTCAGGTCGCACGCCGCACTCGACCTGATCCTGATCATGCGTGACGACTTCTACCCCCAGCAGGCCGCCCTGGCACCCAAGTTGCTGGAGGCCGCGATGCCGGGGCTCCTGAACATACCGGGCACCCTGAGCCGGAACGACCTGCACGACATCATCACCCTGCCCGCCCTGAAGGCGGGCGCCCGCTTCGAGCAGGGGCTGCCCGAGCAGATCATCACCGACGTCCTCGCCACCACTCCCGAGGGGGCCACGACCGGCCAGGCACCGGTCACCGTGCTGCCTGTGCTGGAGCTGACACTCAGCCAGCTGTGGCAACGGCGCCACGACGGGTACCTCACCCACGATGCCTACCGGCGCATCGGCGGAGTCACCGGAAGCCTGACCACTTGGTGCGACACGGCCCTCAACCAGCTGTCCACGGGGCAACGGCCCATCGCACAACGCATCCTGACTTCCTTGGTGCGCTCCGCCGACCCCCGCCACAACATCCCCGCCATCCGCGAGCAGGTCCCCCTGCAAGAACTGCGCGAAATGGCAGCCGACCTCAGCGGGGAGCCCGATGGCGGCGAAGACATCGACGAAGTCCTCGCGCACCTCAAGCGTCATCGCATCATCACCACCCACACACTCCCCATCTCCCTCCTGCGCAACACCCCACCCGCGCTGCCCGTGGCCGAACTGATCCACGACGCACTCATCCGCGACTGGGGCACACTGCGCGACTGGGTCCATCAAGACCACCGCTTCCAGGAGTGGCTCGACCACACCCGCGCACGGCGCGCCCGCTACGCCGAAGGGAACCACCCCGGAGACCTGCTCGGGGGAACAGCACTGGCAGAAGGTCTCGAATGGTCGCAACAACGCCGTCTGCCGGGCGACATCGCCACCTTCCTCACGGCAAGCAAGGAACGCCAGCAGGCCGTCATCCGGCGCAGCAGGCGCCTCAACACCATCCTGGCCGCGCTACTCGCCCTCGCCCTCGTCGCCGTGGGAGGAGCCGTCTGGCAGTGGCGGACGGCCGTCACCCAACAGCAGACAGCCCAGTCCCGTGAACTCGCCACCCAGTCCAGCACGCTCATCGGCAAGAACCCCGACCTCGCCGCGCTCCTGGCCGTCCACGCCTACCGCACCAGTCCCACTCCCGAGTCCAAGGAAAGCCTGCGAAACGCCGCAGCTCTCCCACTGCAGCGACGCCTGATCGGTCACACCGATTGGGTGAACCGGGTGGCGTTCAGCCCCGACGGACGCACCCTGGCCACCGGAAGCGGCGACGGGTCCGTGCGGCTGTGGGACGTGGCCACCGGCACGATGCGCAGCACCCTGCCGCAGACCGTGAAGGTGGGCGCGGTGGCGTTCAGCCCCGACGGACGCACTCTGGCCACTGACAGCGAGGACAACACGGTCGTGCTGTGGGACGTGGCGACCGGCAGTCCCCGGGCCACCCTGAAAGGCCACTCCGGTTTGGTGTGGTCCATAGCGTTCAGCCCCGACGGACGCACCCTCGCCACCGGCAGCGACGACAACAAAGTCATGCTGTGGGACGTGGCGACAGGCGTGCTCCGGGCCACCCTGAAAGGCCACTCCAACTTGGTGTGGTCCATAGCGTTCAGCCCGGACGGACGCACCCTCGCCACCGGCAGCCCCGACAGGACCGTACGGCTGTGGGACGTGACCACAGGCGCACTCCGGGACAAATTCACCATCCAGAGCGAAACGGCCGGCTCGGTGGCATTCAGCCCCGACGGACGCACGCTCGCCACTGAAGGTGACGACTACACCGTGGTGCTGCGGGACGTATCCACCGGGAAGAGCCGTAGCACCCTCGCCACCCATACCGACGGGGTGTGGTCCATGGCGTTCAGCCCCGACGGGAGCACACTCGCCACCGGAAGCGCCGACAACAGCGCGGCGCTGTGGGACGTCGCCACGGGCACGATCCGTACCACCCTGCCCGGCCACACCGACACGGTGACCTCAGTGGCGTTCAGCCCCGACGGACACACGCTCGCCACCGGCAGCCACGACAAGACCGTACGACTGTGGGATCTCACCACCGGCACTAACCGCCTCGCTCTGACCGGACACACGGACGCGGTGATTTGTGTGGCGTTCAGCCCCGACGGACACACGCTCGCCACCGGAAGCACTGACAAGACCACGGTGCTGTGGGACGTCGCCACCGGGAAAGCCCTGGCCACCCTGAAAGGCCACACCGACCAGGTGACCTCGGTCGCGTTCAGCCCCGACGGGCTCACCCTCGCCACCGGCAGCGCCGACAAGACCACGATGCTGTGGGACGTCGCCACCGGGAAAGCCCTGGCCACCCTGAAAGGCCACACCGACCAGGTGACCTCGGTCGCGTTCAGCCCCGACGGGCTCACCCTCGCCACCGGAAGTCGCGACGCCTCCGTGCTGCTGTGGGACCTCGCCACCCGTGAGAGCAGCGCTCCCCTGCTCCACAGCGACGCGGTGGCCTCGGTGGCATTCAGCCCCGACGGGCACACACTCGCCACCGGCAGCGTCGACAACAGCGTGCTTCTGTGGACGGTGACCCCGCTCGACGAGACTCCGACCACTCTGCCCGGCCACACCGGGCCGGTATACGCGGTGGCGTTCAGCCCCGACGGAAACACACTCGCCACGGGCAGCGCAGACTCCACCGTATGGCTGTGGGACATGCGCACCCACGAGTCCCGCGCCACCTTGGCCCACAACGACATGGTGTATGCGGTGGCGTTCAGCCCCGACGGAAACACACTCGCCACCGGAACCACCGACAAGACCGCGCGGCTGTGGGACGTGCGCACCCACGAGACCCGCGCCACCCTGCCCCACAACGACACGGTGAACGCGGTGGCGTTCAGCCCCGACGGAAACACACTCGCCACCGGAACCACCGACAAGACCGCGCGGCTGTGGGGCGTGACCCTCCTCCAACCCGCCGAAGCCGTCCACAAGATCTGTCGGGCCGTCGACCGCGACTTCACGCCCGAGGAACACCAGGCGTACCTGCCAGGCCAATCGGTCGGCCCCGTGTGCCCCATGGACTGA
- a CDS encoding VOC family protein: MAIQLNHTIIHSRDNRESAEFLAYFLGLEVGAPWGPFIPVDTANGVTLDFATIPAESITAQHYAFLVSEAEFDEAFEKIKRAKITYFADPHGRLPGEINHNDGGRGVYFQDPSGHGMELITRPYGYQE, encoded by the coding sequence ATGGCGATTCAGCTCAACCACACGATCATCCACTCCCGTGACAACCGGGAATCGGCCGAGTTCCTGGCGTACTTCCTCGGCCTGGAGGTCGGAGCCCCCTGGGGCCCGTTCATCCCCGTCGACACCGCCAACGGCGTCACCCTGGACTTCGCGACCATTCCGGCCGAGTCCATCACGGCCCAGCACTACGCGTTCCTCGTCTCCGAGGCCGAATTCGACGAGGCCTTCGAGAAGATCAAGCGGGCGAAGATCACCTACTTCGCCGACCCGCACGGCCGGCTGCCCGGCGAGATCAACCACAACGACGGCGGCCGGGGCGTGTACTTCCAGGACCCCTCGGGGCACGGGATGGAACTGATCACCCGCCCCTACGGCTACCAGGAATGA
- a CDS encoding N,N-dimethylformamidase beta subunit family domain-containing protein produces MDQEHITGDGAGHEGGEGTGAGRRRFLVMATGAAATAAGLAATAGCANTDAAHTGGADGAGPGKGPKPSGSPDKDGSRGFDVKAENARPGNADWQVTKAGPARAIEGFADKVSVLPGESFGLHVSTTAPRFTVSAYRMGWYGGARARLVWRSEALPGARQPDHTVDAATRMVRTRWTRSATVETKDWPEGCYLLRLDAQGGEGQRFVPVTVRSAATTGRTVVVNAVATWQAYNRWGGYGSYDGPSGGYASRSLAVSFDRPYEYDDGAGLFLVYEAPLLALAERLGIPLAYTTTTDVAREKRLLEGASAVLSLGHDEYWSPEQRAHFTAARDAGTNIAILGANCCFRRIRLEASDLGPDRTLVCYKSSYEQDPGFKRGHPATVDFRSAPGADPESSLLGVIYDGYPVDAPYVVTNPGHWLFEGTGTKAGDTFAHLVGVEYDKVNTGFPTPRPIEILAHSPVVCEGRPSHQDTAYYTVPSGAGVFATGTMRWVEALDATGDGRSGANHGLDARSGALTTRVTENLLRAFAAGPAGRTHPAQDNVKAVYGGSGS; encoded by the coding sequence GGCGGCGGCCACCGCCGCCGGGCTGGCCGCCACGGCCGGCTGCGCGAACACCGACGCCGCCCACACGGGAGGGGCGGATGGAGCGGGCCCCGGCAAGGGCCCGAAGCCGTCCGGTTCGCCGGACAAGGACGGGTCCCGCGGCTTCGACGTCAAGGCCGAGAACGCCCGCCCGGGGAACGCCGACTGGCAGGTGACCAAGGCCGGTCCGGCGCGGGCCATCGAGGGCTTCGCCGACAAGGTGAGCGTCCTGCCCGGCGAGTCCTTCGGCCTGCACGTCTCCACCACCGCACCGCGGTTCACCGTCTCCGCCTACCGCATGGGCTGGTACGGCGGAGCCCGCGCCCGCCTGGTCTGGCGGTCCGAGGCCCTGCCCGGGGCGCGCCAGCCCGACCACACGGTGGATGCGGCGACCCGCATGGTCCGCACCCGGTGGACCCGTAGCGCCACCGTCGAGACCAAGGACTGGCCCGAGGGCTGCTACCTGCTGCGGCTGGACGCGCAGGGCGGCGAGGGCCAGCGCTTCGTCCCCGTCACCGTGCGCTCGGCCGCCACGACCGGACGTACCGTCGTGGTCAACGCGGTGGCGACCTGGCAGGCGTACAACCGCTGGGGCGGCTACGGCAGCTACGACGGCCCCTCCGGGGGCTACGCCTCGCGCTCGCTGGCGGTCTCCTTCGACCGGCCGTACGAGTACGACGACGGCGCGGGCCTGTTCCTCGTCTACGAGGCTCCGCTGCTCGCGCTCGCCGAGCGGCTCGGCATACCCCTGGCGTACACGACGACCACCGACGTGGCCCGGGAGAAGCGGTTGCTGGAGGGGGCTTCGGCGGTCCTTTCCCTCGGCCACGACGAGTACTGGTCGCCGGAACAGCGCGCGCACTTCACGGCCGCCCGGGACGCCGGCACCAACATCGCGATCCTCGGGGCCAACTGCTGCTTCCGCCGGATCCGGCTGGAGGCGTCCGATCTCGGACCGGACCGCACGCTGGTCTGCTACAAGTCCTCCTACGAGCAGGACCCCGGCTTCAAACGCGGTCACCCCGCCACCGTCGACTTCCGCTCCGCGCCCGGGGCCGACCCCGAGAGTTCGCTGCTCGGCGTGATCTACGACGGCTACCCGGTGGACGCCCCGTACGTGGTGACCAACCCGGGCCACTGGCTCTTCGAGGGCACGGGCACGAAGGCGGGCGATACGTTCGCGCACCTGGTCGGCGTGGAGTACGACAAGGTCAACACCGGTTTCCCCACCCCCCGCCCGATCGAGATCCTGGCCCACTCCCCCGTGGTCTGCGAGGGCCGCCCCAGCCACCAGGACACGGCGTACTACACCGTGCCGAGCGGCGCCGGGGTCTTCGCGACCGGCACGATGCGCTGGGTGGAGGCCCTGGACGCGACGGGCGACGGGCGCAGCGGAGCCAACCACGGCCTGGACGCGCGGTCGGGGGCACTGACCACGCGGGTGACGGAGAACCTGCTGCGGGCCTTCGCCGCCGGCCCTGCGGGCAGGACGCACCCGGCGCAGGACAACGTGAAGGCGGTGTACGGGGGTTCGGGCTCTTGA
- a CDS encoding HopJ type III effector protein — protein MTDLSSLRTSLASGEHEFADTLAFVAAHYEYQPQAFRNGDLENAAGENEGSCKTLGLALLEGLSDQEALWAFGEHYRSVLATPNGTDHSNIRNLMAHGLERVSFAGQPLARKS, from the coding sequence ATGACTGATCTCAGCTCGCTGCGGACAAGCCTTGCGTCAGGTGAGCACGAGTTCGCCGACACCTTGGCCTTCGTCGCCGCGCATTACGAGTATCAGCCGCAGGCGTTCCGCAACGGGGACCTCGAAAACGCCGCGGGCGAGAACGAGGGCTCCTGCAAGACCCTGGGACTGGCCCTGCTGGAAGGGCTGAGCGACCAAGAGGCGCTGTGGGCATTCGGCGAGCACTACCGCAGTGTGCTGGCGACGCCGAACGGCACCGATCACAGCAACATCCGCAACCTCATGGCTCACGGCCTGGAAAGGGTGAGCTTCGCCGGACAACCGCTGGCCCGCAAGAGCTGA
- a CDS encoding ankyrin repeat domain-containing protein: MLSLESEDPVAVAVTAAIRGGDLDGLRRLLAAHPGLAAGRIVKRGAAAGERSLLHIAVDWPGHHPRTAEVIRTLVAAGAAPGAGFVGSHPETPLHWAASNDDVAAIDALVEAGADIEAPGAVLGGGAPLADATGFGQWRAARRLLELGARPTLQDAATLGLLDRVEEFVAAGVGREELDSALWGACHGGRLSTARYLLSRGADINWIGYDELTPLDIALTGQDAPLLDWLRSSGARTREEISRD; this comes from the coding sequence ATGCTCTCTCTCGAGTCCGAGGACCCCGTGGCCGTGGCCGTCACGGCCGCCATCCGGGGCGGCGACCTCGACGGGCTGCGCCGGCTGCTCGCCGCACACCCCGGGCTGGCCGCGGGCCGGATCGTGAAGCGGGGCGCCGCCGCCGGTGAGCGCAGCCTGCTGCACATCGCCGTGGACTGGCCCGGCCACCACCCACGCACCGCCGAGGTGATCCGTACCCTCGTGGCCGCCGGGGCCGCTCCCGGAGCCGGGTTCGTCGGCTCGCACCCCGAGACCCCGCTGCACTGGGCGGCGAGCAACGACGACGTGGCCGCGATCGACGCACTGGTCGAGGCGGGCGCCGACATCGAGGCTCCCGGGGCCGTCCTGGGCGGCGGGGCCCCACTGGCCGACGCGACCGGCTTCGGCCAGTGGCGGGCGGCCCGCCGACTGCTCGAACTCGGAGCCCGCCCCACCCTCCAGGACGCGGCCACCCTCGGACTGCTGGACAGGGTCGAGGAGTTCGTGGCCGCGGGAGTGGGTCGGGAGGAGCTCGACAGCGCCCTCTGGGGCGCGTGCCACGGAGGCCGACTGTCCACGGCTCGGTACCTGCTGTCCCGAGGCGCGGACATCAACTGGATCGGCTACGACGAGCTGACCCCCCTCGACATCGCCCTGACCGGCCAGGACGCGCCCCTTCTGGACTGGCTCCGGTCTTCCGGCGCCCGGACCCGCGAGGAGATTTCGCGCGACTGA
- a CDS encoding CU044_2847 family protein: MTYLARIPLDGGGSILVEAPARVDGPLKAGVISDAIHDLPGNLQEALGSVAEAAHTTLDQLRKAGPDGITVEFGVDLSVAAGAVITKTSANGHLRVTMTWKKDSPGRPDADEHSG; the protein is encoded by the coding sequence ATGACGTATCTGGCTCGGATTCCGTTGGACGGCGGGGGCTCCATCCTGGTCGAGGCTCCGGCCAGGGTGGACGGGCCGCTGAAGGCAGGCGTCATCAGCGATGCCATTCATGACCTGCCGGGGAATCTGCAAGAGGCTTTGGGGTCGGTCGCCGAGGCGGCGCACACGACGCTCGACCAGCTGCGCAAGGCCGGCCCTGACGGGATCACGGTCGAGTTCGGCGTCGACCTTTCGGTCGCCGCCGGGGCCGTGATCACCAAGACCAGCGCCAACGGCCACCTGAGGGTGACCATGACGTGGAAAAAGGACAGTCCTGGCCGTCCCGACGCGGACGAGCATTCGGGGTGA